In one window of Desulforhabdus amnigena DNA:
- a CDS encoding HigA family addiction module antitoxin, producing MQMYNPPHPGEIIKRLCLEPLDLSVTEAAKALGVSRKTLSSILNGHTGISPEMAIRLSIAFDTTPESWLNQQVQYDLWQAEQRRGELRVKRLSAA from the coding sequence ATGCAGATGTATAATCCTCCCCATCCAGGAGAAATCATAAAGAGGCTTTGCCTTGAGCCACTCGATCTATCAGTAACGGAAGCGGCTAAGGCTTTGGGGGTAAGCCGCAAAACATTATCGAGCATTCTCAATGGCCATACCGGGATAAGTCCTGAGATGGCTATCAGGCTTTCGATTGCCTTTGATACCACCCCAGAAAGCTGGCTAAACCAGCAAGTGCAGTACGATCTTTGGCAGGCTGAACAGCGCAGGGGCGAACTGCGAGTCAAACGACTCTCTGCAGCATAG
- a CDS encoding GNAT family N-acetyltransferase: protein MDLKIVIRSETDADVGAITEVTAAAFKTLEISNHTEQFIIAALRAAKALTISLVAEVDGRVVGHIAFSPLTLSDGTRNWYGLGPVSVLPSYQRRGIGKTLIREGLSRLKDMKAQGCCLVGHPDYYRKFGFQNVPGLVHEGVPQEVFFALSFDGHTPQGTVTFHDGFKADG from the coding sequence ATGGATCTGAAGATCGTAATCAGAAGCGAAACCGATGCCGATGTGGGCGCAATAACCGAGGTGACTGCCGCCGCATTTAAGACTCTGGAGATCAGCAATCACACTGAGCAATTTATCATAGCAGCACTACGCGCCGCCAAGGCTCTCACGATATCGCTTGTCGCAGAAGTGGATGGCCGTGTGGTAGGGCATATTGCCTTCTCTCCCCTGACCCTTTCGGACGGCACCCGGAACTGGTACGGCCTTGGGCCTGTTTCGGTATTGCCATCGTACCAGCGCCGAGGCATCGGCAAAACCCTGATACGGGAAGGGCTATCACGACTGAAAGATATGAAGGCTCAAGGATGTTGTCTCGTGGGGCATCCGGATTACTACAGGAAGTTCGGGTTCCAAAATGTACCCGGCCTTGTGCATGAGGGAGTACCACAAGAGGTCTTCTTCGCTCTGTCTTTCGACGGGCATACTCCGCAGGGCACCGTCACTTTTCACGATGGATTCAAGGCGGATGGCTAA
- a CDS encoding metallophosphoesterase, translating into MPEMLSSASEFHSIEDREYNGILFVGDPHVSAFPPGHRLDDYPRTILGKLGFCLNLAKERGCLPIILGDLFHVPRNNPNFLLVDLIELFRETRPWVLVGNHDKYEARLTRDVSLSVLNAAGVMRLIDQPGKVDSICVKGAKVLVGASPDWTPIPGEVVREGHDFVIWVTHHDLVFPGYESGRYQLKEIPGVDLVVNGHIHTPKPSQRCGRTLWTNPGSIVRITRSHYTKAIKPAVALWTPEREDLEILEIPHNAFDEVFPPLEEMDDLQEEVLDESLFIKGLENLALRRTTEGVGLKAFLEANLNPDDPLDGIIWELYEEVIEDGKEE; encoded by the coding sequence ATGCCTGAAATGCTTTCGAGCGCATCGGAATTCCATTCCATAGAAGACCGGGAATACAATGGGATTCTCTTTGTGGGTGACCCTCATGTGTCTGCTTTCCCTCCAGGCCATCGGCTGGACGATTACCCACGAACCATCCTGGGCAAGCTCGGGTTTTGCCTGAATCTGGCAAAAGAAAGGGGTTGCCTGCCCATCATTCTGGGAGACCTCTTTCATGTGCCGAGAAACAATCCCAATTTCCTCCTGGTGGATCTCATTGAACTTTTCAGGGAGACGCGTCCCTGGGTGCTTGTGGGAAATCACGACAAATACGAGGCACGCCTTACGCGTGATGTTTCCCTGTCGGTTCTGAATGCCGCAGGAGTGATGCGGCTCATAGACCAGCCGGGAAAAGTCGATTCCATTTGCGTCAAAGGCGCCAAAGTCCTGGTGGGCGCTTCCCCCGACTGGACTCCGATTCCCGGAGAAGTGGTCCGTGAAGGCCATGATTTCGTGATCTGGGTGACGCATCATGACCTTGTTTTTCCCGGATATGAAAGCGGGCGCTATCAACTGAAGGAAATTCCCGGTGTGGATCTCGTCGTGAACGGCCACATCCATACCCCCAAACCCTCGCAGCGTTGCGGCCGGACCCTCTGGACCAATCCCGGCAGCATCGTGCGTATCACTCGAAGCCATTATACAAAGGCAATCAAGCCTGCGGTTGCCCTTTGGACCCCGGAAAGGGAAGATCTCGAGATTTTGGAAATCCCTCACAATGCCTTTGATGAGGTATTTCCACCTCTTGAAGAAATGGACGATCTCCAGGAAGAGGTCCTTGACGAATCTCTCTTCATCAAGGGACTGGAAAATCTCGCTCTCCGCAGAACGACGGAAGGAGTGGGGCTTAAAGCCTTTTTGGAAGCCAACCTGAATCCGGATGATCCTCTGGATGGAATCATTTGGGAACTTTATGAGGAAGTGATCGAGGATGGAAAAGAAGAATAA
- a CDS encoding methyl-accepting chemotaxis protein: MTLTKKLVLGGILLSLVPFLTMGILSTSRTSDALKAIAENRALVTAQGLSEMVHVAIMEELNMLKEITVGNTTIDVGTTVAREGTASVQDEVQKLSRKLISAKKNVGHNYEVIFVTDNSGTIYADSEGGTCRGMSIGERPYFKSAKNGKPTIGNVILSQKTGKPVVPLCGPIFSESGEVVGTVTVVLKTDFFVEQIKKIKIGETGYAFMADEDGNITAHPKQELILKLNIKTLQGMKSIAEAMSAKQTGVQNYLYEGMDKIAGYAPVEATGWSIAVTQPVKEFMSPVYAIQNMMILSGSIFLVIITALIILFGRSISKPITNAISGLNEGSEQVAAASSQVSAASQQLAEGSSQQAASIEETSSALEEMSSMTKQNAENAVRAQQLVAISSEDIGEANHSMKTLTHSMMEISKTSEETQKIIRTIDEIAFQTNLLALNAAVEAARAGEAGAGFAVVADEVRNLAMRAAEAAKSTSGIIEDTIKRVKEGSQLLVKANDAFAKVETGAQKIGELIGEISAASTEQAQGIEQVNRAVGEMDKVIQQNAANAEESASASEELNAQAEQMREFVKGLAALVGATHDNGRRSEKSSLQKHSQKIPSLSKVKSIVPGEKNAGKQKYSNISPLRSQQIIPLDEKSFEEF, translated from the coding sequence ATGACACTGACAAAAAAACTGGTTTTGGGAGGAATACTTCTTTCATTGGTTCCATTTTTGACCATGGGAATTCTTTCCACGTCGAGAACATCCGATGCATTGAAGGCCATTGCCGAGAATAGAGCGCTTGTCACCGCCCAGGGGCTCTCGGAGATGGTTCATGTGGCGATCATGGAAGAACTCAATATGCTTAAAGAAATCACCGTAGGAAATACAACGATCGACGTGGGAACTACGGTCGCCAGGGAAGGAACGGCAAGCGTCCAGGACGAGGTTCAAAAGCTCTCACGCAAACTGATAAGCGCCAAGAAAAACGTCGGCCACAATTATGAAGTGATTTTCGTGACGGACAATAGCGGAACCATCTACGCAGACAGCGAAGGAGGAACTTGCAGGGGCATGTCCATAGGCGAGCGCCCCTACTTCAAATCCGCCAAAAACGGAAAACCAACCATCGGAAATGTGATTCTATCCCAAAAAACGGGAAAACCCGTCGTGCCCCTTTGCGGCCCCATTTTCTCCGAATCGGGAGAGGTCGTCGGAACGGTCACCGTCGTTCTCAAAACGGATTTTTTTGTTGAACAGATCAAAAAAATCAAGATAGGCGAAACCGGATACGCATTCATGGCGGACGAGGATGGCAACATCACGGCCCATCCCAAACAGGAGTTGATCCTCAAGCTCAACATCAAAACCCTTCAAGGGATGAAATCCATCGCCGAAGCAATGAGCGCCAAGCAAACGGGGGTTCAGAATTATCTGTACGAAGGAATGGACAAAATAGCCGGCTATGCTCCGGTTGAAGCAACCGGCTGGAGCATTGCGGTAACTCAGCCGGTAAAAGAGTTCATGTCCCCCGTTTACGCTATTCAAAACATGATGATCCTTTCCGGCTCCATCTTCCTTGTGATCATAACCGCCCTGATCATTCTCTTCGGCAGGAGCATCTCCAAACCCATCACAAATGCTATTTCCGGCCTCAACGAAGGATCCGAGCAGGTGGCTGCGGCCTCATCACAAGTCTCGGCAGCAAGCCAGCAACTGGCTGAAGGATCTTCGCAACAAGCGGCATCCATTGAAGAAACCTCTTCGGCTCTGGAAGAGATGTCTTCCATGACGAAACAAAACGCGGAGAACGCTGTACGGGCCCAGCAGCTTGTAGCCATTTCCAGTGAAGACATAGGAGAGGCGAATCACTCCATGAAGACCCTCACTCACTCCATGATGGAAATCAGTAAAACAAGCGAAGAGACACAAAAAATCATTAGAACCATTGATGAAATTGCTTTTCAGACCAACCTCCTGGCTCTGAATGCAGCGGTTGAAGCCGCCCGGGCGGGAGAAGCAGGGGCGGGGTTTGCCGTCGTTGCCGACGAAGTCCGCAATCTGGCCATGAGGGCTGCCGAAGCTGCAAAAAGCACTTCCGGCATCATCGAAGATACGATCAAGCGAGTGAAGGAAGGCAGCCAGCTCCTCGTAAAAGCAAACGACGCATTCGCCAAAGTCGAGACAGGCGCTCAAAAAATTGGCGAGCTCATAGGGGAAATCTCGGCGGCTTCAACGGAACAGGCTCAAGGAATCGAACAGGTCAACCGCGCCGTAGGCGAGATGGATAAAGTCATACAACAGAATGCGGCAAACGCGGAAGAATCGGCGTCAGCATCGGAAGAATTGAACGCTCAGGCCGAGCAGATGCGGGAATTCGTGAAAGGGCTCGCTGCACTCGTGGGCGCAACCCATGACAATGGGCGTCGCTCCGAGAAGAGCAGCCTCCAAAAACACTCACAAAAAATACCTTCACTCTCCAAGGTGAAATCCATCGTTCCTGGAGAAAAGAACGCTGGGAAACAGAAATATTCCAATATTTCCCCATTGCGGTCACAGCAAATCATCCCCTTGGATGAAAAGAGCTTCGAGGAATTTTAG
- a CDS encoding type II toxin-antitoxin system RelE/ParE family toxin, which produces MIIGFKHKGLERFFTTGSKAGIQPKHAERLRLILGRLQASTCPQDMSLPGLDLHELSGDRQDDWAVKVSGNWRVTFRFVGKDADVVDYEDYH; this is translated from the coding sequence ATGATCATAGGATTCAAACACAAGGGATTGGAGCGTTTTTTTACAACTGGTAGCAAAGCTGGTATACAGCCAAAGCATGCTGAACGATTGCGCCTCATCTTGGGCCGCCTTCAGGCGTCCACCTGCCCTCAGGATATGAGTCTCCCTGGTTTGGATCTTCATGAGTTAAGCGGTGACCGCCAAGATGATTGGGCAGTGAAAGTGAGCGGCAACTGGCGTGTCACCTTTCGTTTCGTCGGCAAAGATGCCGACGTGGTTGATTACGAAGACTATCACTGA
- a CDS encoding PAS domain S-box protein, with product MTIKTMMLSLFMIVNIGFIPAFETSLDARRPESYKKLKLTVSGDYHYPPYEFLDEKGIPTGWNVDIFKAVAEVMGLDFEIKLGPWEQVRKSLEMGEIDVLLGMYRSEERDRLVDFSMPHLTVHHLIFVRQGSPIKSKEDIRGKEIIVQRSDIMHDYLKANALTDHIVEVETPADALQLLASGKHDCALLGNLQGLFLVHKLKLSNISIVEPPLLSTHYCFAVTEGNADLLATLNEGLSLLNATKRYGEIYDKWFGVVDSPGIPVHVLAQYAAIILAPLLLLFVGSLIWSWSLKKKVAQKTEELQRELLERKQAEEALHESEEIFRLFMKYSPIYVFFKDEQIRSIQLSENYEKMLGMPIDEILGKTMDELFPSELARSMIEDDLRVMRTGRPIEIVEELDGRTYTTIKFPIMRNGKPTFLAGFTIDITEKKQMEEALRENERRYHALFESANDAIFLMDGEIFVECNSQALVMFGVNHRNEILGRSLMEFSAPRQSDGLSSEENAQKWLDTGLHGDTRKFNWLHKRKDGALFEAEVSLNNLALNGRKYIQAILRDISERRRAEEEKRLLVEQLHQMRKLEAIGRLAGGVAHDFNNMLGVILGYAQLLKSSLPVGNSMYNDVLEIEKAAIRSRDITRQLLAFSRKQVIAPRVVDLNSMIDEMRKALSRLIREDIELRFTLEKNLWKVRIDPSQIDQILVNLAVNARDAMPDGGVLSIETRNVHLDDFYCGEHLGMKPGQFVMLSVSDTGVGMDEHTRSHIFEPFFTTKELGKGTGLGLATLYGIVKQNDGWINVYSEPGQGTMFKIYIPRMKEDLQGEEQPEAVEIPSRAGTILVVEDDEMMRGMVTAMLKTIGYKVLSTKTPQEALSLFEKGEVHVDLLLTDVIMPGLSGKELADRVRSMLPETRVLFMSGYTSNVIAHRGVLEDGMHFIQKPFSMSELDRVISETLCD from the coding sequence ATGACAATCAAAACAATGATGTTGTCTTTATTCATGATCGTGAACATAGGGTTCATACCGGCTTTCGAAACTTCTCTCGACGCCCGCCGGCCCGAATCATACAAAAAACTCAAGCTCACCGTCTCGGGAGATTATCATTATCCGCCTTATGAGTTCCTCGACGAGAAGGGTATTCCCACCGGATGGAATGTGGACATTTTCAAAGCTGTGGCCGAAGTCATGGGGCTTGATTTTGAAATCAAGCTCGGACCCTGGGAACAGGTGCGGAAATCTCTCGAGATGGGGGAAATAGACGTTCTCCTGGGGATGTATCGTTCAGAGGAAAGAGACCGTTTAGTCGATTTTTCCATGCCTCACCTCACCGTGCATCATTTGATCTTTGTACGGCAGGGCTCGCCGATAAAATCAAAAGAAGATATTCGCGGCAAAGAGATTATCGTCCAACGTAGTGATATCATGCATGATTACTTGAAAGCCAATGCTCTGACGGATCATATCGTAGAGGTGGAAACTCCGGCGGATGCCCTTCAGTTGCTTGCTTCCGGCAAACATGACTGTGCCCTGCTGGGTAATTTGCAAGGCCTTTTCCTAGTACACAAGCTCAAACTCTCCAACATCTCGATTGTGGAACCTCCGCTGCTTTCAACCCATTACTGTTTCGCCGTCACCGAAGGCAATGCGGATCTTTTGGCCACACTCAACGAAGGCCTGAGTCTTTTGAATGCCACCAAACGTTATGGAGAGATTTACGACAAATGGTTTGGAGTCGTCGATTCTCCCGGGATTCCTGTGCATGTGCTGGCTCAGTATGCCGCCATCATTTTGGCTCCTCTGCTGTTGCTCTTTGTCGGTTCGCTCATATGGTCCTGGTCTCTCAAGAAAAAAGTCGCACAAAAAACAGAAGAGCTGCAAAGGGAACTGCTGGAGCGTAAGCAAGCGGAAGAGGCTCTTCACGAAAGTGAAGAAATATTCAGGTTGTTCATGAAGTACAGTCCCATTTATGTCTTTTTCAAGGATGAGCAAATCAGGTCCATACAATTGAGTGAGAATTATGAAAAAATGCTCGGAATGCCGATAGATGAAATCCTCGGCAAAACCATGGATGAGCTTTTTCCTTCCGAACTGGCCAGGAGCATGATTGAAGATGACTTGAGGGTCATGAGGACGGGCCGGCCGATCGAAATAGTGGAGGAGTTGGATGGGCGCACGTATACGACCATAAAGTTCCCGATTATGAGGAATGGCAAACCGACGTTTCTGGCCGGCTTTACAATCGACATTACGGAAAAAAAGCAGATGGAGGAGGCGCTGCGGGAAAATGAGCGAAGGTATCATGCCCTTTTTGAATCTGCCAACGACGCCATATTTCTTATGGATGGAGAAATCTTCGTCGAGTGCAATTCGCAGGCACTGGTGATGTTCGGTGTGAACCACAGAAATGAAATTCTCGGCCGTAGCCTGATGGAATTTTCTGCTCCGAGGCAGTCTGATGGCTTGAGTTCGGAGGAAAATGCACAGAAATGGTTGGATACCGGTTTACATGGCGATACCCGGAAATTCAACTGGCTGCACAAACGCAAAGATGGGGCTCTTTTTGAAGCCGAAGTTTCGTTGAATAACCTTGCTCTCAATGGCAGGAAATATATCCAGGCCATTTTGAGAGATATCAGCGAACGGAGGCGGGCGGAAGAGGAAAAGAGGCTGCTGGTGGAGCAGTTGCATCAGATGCGGAAGCTGGAGGCCATCGGTCGTCTGGCCGGTGGAGTGGCGCATGATTTCAATAATATGCTTGGTGTCATTCTTGGGTACGCACAATTGCTCAAGTCTTCACTGCCCGTCGGAAATTCCATGTATAACGATGTCCTGGAGATCGAGAAGGCGGCCATTCGTTCCCGGGATATCACACGCCAGCTCCTGGCTTTTTCCCGGAAACAGGTGATCGCTCCCAGGGTGGTTGATCTCAATTCAATGATCGATGAGATGCGAAAAGCTCTCTCCAGGCTCATTCGCGAGGATATCGAGCTGCGTTTTACTCTTGAAAAGAATCTCTGGAAAGTCCGGATCGATCCTTCCCAGATTGACCAGATCCTCGTCAACCTGGCGGTCAATGCCCGGGATGCCATGCCCGACGGAGGAGTGCTTTCCATCGAAACCCGCAATGTCCACCTCGATGATTTTTATTGCGGGGAGCATCTCGGAATGAAGCCCGGACAGTTTGTCATGTTGTCGGTGAGCGATACCGGCGTGGGGATGGATGAACATACCCGGTCCCATATCTTCGAGCCCTTTTTCACCACCAAGGAACTGGGCAAAGGCACCGGGCTCGGGCTTGCCACGCTTTATGGCATCGTCAAGCAGAACGACGGATGGATCAACGTTTATAGTGAACCGGGCCAGGGGACGATGTTTAAAATTTATATCCCTCGCATGAAGGAAGACCTGCAAGGGGAAGAGCAGCCCGAAGCCGTTGAAATCCCTTCCAGGGCCGGGACGATTCTGGTGGTGGAGGATGATGAAATGATGCGTGGAATGGTTACGGCCATGCTCAAAACGATCGGCTACAAAGTGCTGAGCACAAAAACTCCTCAAGAGGCTCTCTCCCTTTTCGAGAAGGGGGAAGTGCACGTTGACCTTCTTTTGACCGATGTGATTATGCCCGGATTGAGCGGCAAGGAATTGGCGGATAGGGTCAGATCTATGCTGCCTGAAACCAGGGTGCTTTTCATGTCCGGATACACATCGAATGTTATTGCTCACCGCGGGGTGTTGGAGGACGGAATGCATTTCATACAGAAGCCGTTCAGCATGAGCGAGCTCGATCGAGTGATCAGTGAAACCCTGTGTGATTAA